In Vibrio echinoideorum, the following proteins share a genomic window:
- the phhA gene encoding phenylalanine 4-monooxygenase: MTQYHSKPVSQEGWVEWSLEEDAIWHDLVKRQLDVINDRACDAYLHGLTLLDLPLDRVPQLPEINKVLMETTGWQVHPVPALIDFDRFFDLLANKKFPVATFLRTRDEFDYLQEPDFFHEIFGHCAMLTNADFAIFTEHYGKLGQAATPKQRAYLARLYWFTVEFGLVKEGHRLKIYGGGILSSPAETMYALGGDLAVRERFDLQTVLRTPYRIDIIQPKYYVIDELSELFKISQENLLQQADLAIDEGLLPPLFEPKEPTHVE, translated from the coding sequence ATGACTCAATATCATTCTAAGCCCGTGAGCCAAGAGGGATGGGTTGAGTGGAGCCTCGAAGAAGACGCCATTTGGCACGACTTAGTGAAAAGGCAACTGGACGTCATTAATGACCGCGCATGCGATGCCTATTTGCACGGTTTGACCCTGCTGGATCTGCCATTAGACCGGGTTCCCCAGCTTCCAGAGATAAATAAAGTCCTAATGGAAACAACAGGTTGGCAGGTTCACCCTGTGCCTGCGTTGATCGATTTCGACCGTTTCTTTGATTTGCTCGCCAACAAGAAATTCCCAGTCGCGACATTTCTGAGAACGCGAGATGAGTTCGATTATTTGCAAGAGCCCGATTTCTTCCATGAAATTTTTGGCCACTGTGCCATGCTCACCAATGCCGATTTTGCGATATTCACTGAGCATTACGGAAAACTTGGCCAAGCAGCCACACCTAAACAGCGTGCGTATCTTGCCCGTTTGTATTGGTTTACGGTTGAATTCGGTTTAGTAAAAGAAGGTCATAGGCTGAAAATATATGGCGGTGGCATTCTTTCGTCTCCGGCGGAAACCATGTATGCGTTGGGAGGGGACTTGGCCGTTCGTGAGCGGTTTGACCTGCAAACCGTGCTAAGAACGCCTTATCGTATCGATATTATACAACCGAAATATTACGTGATTGATGAGTTGTCTGAGCTCTTCAAAATCAGCCAGGAAAACCTATTGCAGCAAGCAGATCTCGCGATAGACGAGGGATTACTACCACCACTTTTTGAACCTAAGGAACCAACACATGTTGAATGA
- a CDS encoding NAD(P)-dependent oxidoreductase codes for MKVSFIGLGVMGFPMAGHLVKAGFEVTVFNRTHSKALDWADKHQGKAAESVAECVADADVVLVCVGNDDDVRSMTTSETGALAAMKPNAILVDHTTTSAVLSEELEVAAKQSGIRFMDAPVSGGQAGAENGVLTIMCGGEQALFNDLQPVFEAYGKSSVLMGKVGQGQRAKMVNQICIAGVLNGLSEGLVLAEKSGLDIPTLVDCLKNGAAGSWQMENRATTMAQDKFDFGFAIDWMIKDLGFCLDEAERQGIQLPLTEKTNNAYKALSAEGQGRMDTSVLMKAVVEETKK; via the coding sequence ATGAAAGTAAGTTTTATCGGGCTAGGCGTTATGGGTTTTCCAATGGCAGGCCACCTAGTCAAAGCCGGTTTTGAAGTAACGGTATTTAACCGCACTCACAGTAAAGCGCTAGACTGGGCTGATAAACACCAAGGTAAAGCCGCAGAAAGCGTAGCTGAATGTGTAGCAGATGCAGATGTTGTACTTGTCTGTGTTGGCAACGATGACGACGTACGCAGCATGACGACCAGCGAAACAGGCGCACTAGCAGCAATGAAGCCTAACGCGATTCTTGTCGATCACACCACAACGTCTGCAGTACTGTCTGAAGAGCTTGAAGTGGCCGCGAAGCAATCGGGTATTCGCTTTATGGATGCACCAGTGTCTGGTGGCCAAGCGGGCGCAGAAAACGGCGTGTTAACCATCATGTGTGGCGGCGAACAAGCGCTTTTCAACGACCTTCAACCTGTGTTCGAAGCTTACGGTAAGTCGTCGGTTCTGATGGGTAAAGTAGGTCAAGGCCAACGTGCGAAAATGGTCAATCAGATCTGCATCGCAGGTGTATTGAATGGCCTTTCTGAAGGCTTGGTACTTGCTGAGAAATCAGGTTTAGACATCCCAACTCTGGTTGATTGCCTTAAAAACGGCGCAGCTGGTTCATGGCAGATGGAAAACCGCGCCACCACAATGGCGCAAGATAAGTTCGATTTCGGCTTCGCAATTGATTGGATGATCAAAGACTTAGGATTCTGCTTAGATGAAGCAGAGCGTCAAGGTATCCAACTTCCATTGACTGAAAAAACCAACAACGCATACAAGGCACTGTCTGCCGAAGGACAAGGCCGCATGGATACATCAGTATTGATGAAAGCCGTGGTTGAAGAGACGAAGAAGTAG
- a CDS encoding DUF3283 family protein: MSINLSLLPPSEKNKIELDKQASFLVWKLKHAKCGPEAIVEEAMKLGDPEEKAWFDQSVEKYKRVMGVA; this comes from the coding sequence ATGTCTATCAACCTTTCACTCCTTCCACCCAGTGAGAAAAATAAAATCGAACTGGATAAGCAGGCATCGTTTCTTGTATGGAAATTGAAGCATGCGAAATGTGGCCCTGAAGCCATTGTTGAAGAAGCAATGAAGCTAGGTGATCCAGAAGAAAAGGCTTGGTTTGATCAGTCTGTAGAAAAATACAAACGGGTAATGGGTGTCGCATAA
- a CDS encoding 4a-hydroxytetrahydrobiopterin dehydratase, translating to MLNEQKCEACSIDAIALNKDDQQSLLLELSDWQIIERDGIPQLEKVFKFKNYKQAWAFSNKVSELAEEEFHHPSILLEWGKVTVTWWSHSIKGLHKNDFICASRCDVFAVSE from the coding sequence ATGTTGAATGAACAAAAATGCGAAGCCTGCAGTATCGACGCGATTGCCCTCAATAAAGATGACCAACAATCTTTACTGTTGGAGTTGTCTGATTGGCAGATCATCGAAAGAGACGGTATCCCACAACTTGAGAAGGTGTTTAAGTTTAAGAACTACAAACAAGCATGGGCATTCAGCAATAAAGTGTCAGAGTTAGCAGAAGAAGAATTCCATCACCCTTCGATCTTATTGGAGTGGGGCAAAGTGACCGTAACGTGGTGGAGCCACTCAATCAAAGGCCTACACAAGAATGACTTCATCTGCGCCTCACGCTGCGATGTGTTCGCCGTGAGTGAATAG
- a CDS encoding DUF2798 domain-containing protein gives MAMIMSGVISGYKIGFSHEWPPIWLQSFFIAWPCALTLNLTVLPLIRKLAAWICKPRTKTMPNPLIAPETIN, from the coding sequence ATGGCAATGATTATGTCTGGGGTTATCTCAGGCTACAAAATAGGGTTCAGCCACGAATGGCCGCCTATTTGGCTACAAAGCTTCTTTATTGCTTGGCCTTGCGCATTAACACTCAACCTAACCGTACTGCCATTGATTCGAAAATTAGCAGCGTGGATATGTAAGCCAAGAACTAAAACGATGCCTAACCCATTAATTGCACCTGAAACGATTAACTAA
- a CDS encoding DUF3299 domain-containing protein, whose protein sequence is MKNTLLMVMACCFSLFTQAAETISWESLRPVQNQYQVLSPGNKALLSEIYAYEAVQKTRQLSPMENDGYNQRVVLAEKFGLNVRELLLQRTQQANDIVPELSINDMKLAGFLVPLEMEGLIGKQFILVPTAGACIHTPPPPVNQTILVEFPEGHELQSLYTPVWVTGNIKTGAVDTSIALSDGNQDIETGYVIDASDIELYH, encoded by the coding sequence ATGAAAAATACATTATTAATGGTTATGGCTTGTTGTTTTAGTTTGTTCACACAAGCTGCTGAAACGATATCTTGGGAGTCATTAAGACCTGTGCAAAATCAGTATCAGGTTCTTTCTCCTGGGAATAAGGCGCTACTTTCTGAGATTTACGCCTACGAAGCCGTTCAAAAAACGCGTCAGTTAAGTCCAATGGAAAACGATGGATACAATCAACGTGTGGTATTGGCTGAAAAGTTTGGCTTAAACGTACGTGAGCTGCTTTTACAAAGAACACAACAAGCGAACGATATAGTTCCCGAGCTTAGTATTAACGATATGAAACTGGCCGGGTTTTTAGTACCGCTCGAAATGGAAGGTTTAATAGGAAAGCAGTTCATTTTGGTGCCAACTGCAGGGGCTTGCATTCACACTCCTCCCCCACCTGTAAACCAAACGATTTTAGTCGAATTTCCTGAAGGCCATGAATTACAAAGTTTATACACACCAGTATGGGTGACAGGGAACATTAAAACAGGGGCGGTTGATACGTCGATTGCACTTTCTGATGGCAATCAAGATATTGAAACTGGATATGTCATTGACGCGTCGGATATTGAGCTTTATCACTAA
- a CDS encoding LysR family transcriptional regulator yields the protein MNSIFGNIDDLFLFCAVVEEGSLLSASKRLQLPVSTMSRRLTALEDRLSIRLLEKKGRELVATKDGEAAFAALSSGMESLHQGFSSLLEERDAIQGKIKLAVPHNFYSGFLRSTIEQYLVEYPNVQLDLTLSQQQVVPQTDRDLLITFKISDMEGMIARPLFKAKHGFFASPDYLDSHSAIKNPGDLEHHDWINVDDVFDMPLYKSGRLEQMVTIKPKFIVNDINAVAAAALKGLGLASLPFRHVSPDMNLIQVLPEYHRGDRQAYLVYKERKYQPKALTLLIDALIESVRSFHSDGLVK from the coding sequence ATGAATTCCATATTTGGAAACATTGATGATCTGTTTTTATTCTGTGCAGTGGTTGAAGAGGGTTCTTTGCTTTCGGCATCGAAACGCCTGCAATTACCTGTGTCGACCATGTCGCGTCGATTAACCGCATTGGAAGATCGCCTGAGTATCCGACTTTTAGAAAAGAAAGGTCGTGAGTTGGTGGCCACTAAAGATGGCGAAGCGGCCTTTGCTGCGCTGAGCAGCGGTATGGAATCGCTGCATCAAGGCTTCAGTAGCTTGCTTGAGGAGCGCGATGCGATTCAAGGTAAGATAAAGCTCGCAGTGCCTCATAACTTCTACAGTGGCTTTCTACGTTCGACCATTGAGCAATATCTTGTTGAGTATCCCAATGTGCAGCTTGATTTAACTCTGAGTCAGCAGCAGGTGGTTCCTCAAACTGATCGTGATTTGTTGATTACGTTTAAGATTTCCGACATGGAAGGCATGATTGCTCGACCACTGTTTAAAGCCAAGCACGGTTTCTTTGCGAGCCCAGATTATTTGGATTCCCACAGTGCGATTAAAAATCCAGGTGATCTAGAGCACCACGACTGGATTAATGTCGATGATGTTTTTGATATGCCGCTCTACAAATCCGGCCGCTTAGAGCAGATGGTGACGATTAAACCGAAGTTTATTGTTAATGACATCAATGCTGTGGCCGCCGCAGCGCTGAAGGGGCTGGGGCTTGCTTCACTGCCTTTTCGCCATGTATCTCCAGATATGAATCTGATTCAAGTGCTCCCTGAGTATCATCGGGGTGATCGCCAAGCGTATTTAGTGTACAAAGAAAGAAAATATCAGCCAAAGGCTTTGACCCTGCTTATCGATGCATTGATTGAGAGTGTTCGATCTTTCCATAGTGATGGTTTGGTCAAATAA
- a CDS encoding YebC/PmpR family DNA-binding transcriptional regulator — MGRSFEVRKASMAKTAGAKIKVYSKYGKEIYVLAKNGSSDPDMNLPLKHLIAKAKKDQVPAHVIDKAIDKANGGGGEDFQPARYEGFGPGGTSVIVDCLTDNGNRTFQDVRQCFVKTGAKIGVEGTVSHMFAHQAVFQFAGEDDEIILETLMMEDVDVTDVELEDGVITVFAPTTEFFKTKTALHTAFPELTLDVEEITFVPQTTTPVAEEDSEKFQKFLDMLDDCDDVQQVYHNAEL, encoded by the coding sequence ATGGGAAGAAGTTTTGAAGTGCGCAAGGCCTCAATGGCGAAAACTGCAGGCGCAAAAATTAAAGTTTATTCTAAATACGGTAAAGAGATTTACGTACTGGCTAAGAACGGCAGCTCTGACCCAGACATGAACTTACCTCTTAAGCACCTGATTGCTAAAGCTAAGAAAGACCAAGTACCCGCTCACGTTATCGACAAAGCGATCGATAAAGCGAACGGCGGCGGCGGTGAAGACTTCCAACCAGCTCGTTACGAAGGTTTCGGCCCTGGTGGCACAAGCGTAATCGTTGACTGTCTAACTGACAACGGCAACCGTACTTTCCAAGACGTTCGCCAATGTTTCGTTAAGACTGGTGCGAAAATCGGTGTTGAAGGTACTGTTTCTCACATGTTCGCTCACCAAGCTGTATTCCAGTTTGCTGGCGAAGATGACGAGATCATCCTAGAAACGCTAATGATGGAAGACGTAGACGTGACTGACGTTGAGCTAGAAGACGGTGTTATCACTGTATTCGCTCCAACGACTGAGTTCTTCAAAACGAAGACTGCACTACACACTGCGTTCCCAGAGCTAACTCTGGACGTTGAGGAAATCACTTTCGTTCCTCAAACGACTACGCCAGTAGCTGAAGAAGATTCTGAGAAGTTCCAGAAGTTCTTAGACATGCTTGACGACTGTGATGACGTTCAGCAGGTTTACCACAACGCTGAGCTATAA
- a CDS encoding M20 family peptidase, which produces MTKPSKLFTSIASALALTASVSVWADEQDFSSMQMQGVEKVDIQVDIEGAAQRLSQAVQFQTISNQDRSDFDEQAFRDYHQFLEESYPLVHKTLKREEVGDPRPFSLIYTWEGKDLSLAPAIFMAHQDVVPIAKESRDEWKEDPFSGAIKDGYIWGRGSLDDKNQLQALLEATEMKLKEGFQPERTILFVFGHDEEVGGPEGAKHAADIIEQRYEKIAFVMDESAPLVPGIFPGIRENTALIGIAQKGFVSLEIAINGVGGHSSQPGEESNIVALAKAVEKVEAAQFPYKIHDAVRYQYRYMGPELPEAQQPLYKAVAYGENDTVTDLEKKFIDVMSKNEVTRAMLHTTTAVTMFNAGIKDNVLPPAATAVVNFRPMPGDTPEVIIEHVKKAIGDERMTIRDISASTPATNVADPSGPGYAMLEKTIRQTWGNDLIVSPFFVIGGSDSKHFQARDFAPDVYTMTAIQLESVKEFEGFHGVNERILVEEYGRSIGFFYQLMDNLESL; this is translated from the coding sequence ATGACAAAACCATCAAAACTCTTTACCAGTATCGCTTCTGCTTTGGCATTGACCGCTAGTGTTTCAGTATGGGCTGATGAGCAAGACTTTAGTTCGATGCAAATGCAAGGCGTCGAAAAAGTGGATATTCAAGTTGATATAGAAGGCGCTGCGCAACGCTTATCGCAAGCGGTTCAGTTTCAAACTATCTCTAACCAAGATCGCAGTGATTTTGATGAACAGGCTTTTCGTGACTACCACCAATTTCTTGAAGAATCGTACCCATTAGTGCACAAAACACTCAAGCGAGAAGAAGTCGGTGACCCGCGCCCTTTCAGCTTGATTTACACTTGGGAAGGTAAAGACCTATCACTCGCTCCCGCTATTTTTATGGCGCACCAAGATGTGGTACCAATTGCAAAAGAGTCTCGTGATGAGTGGAAAGAAGATCCGTTTTCAGGTGCGATTAAAGACGGTTATATCTGGGGCCGTGGTTCATTAGATGACAAAAACCAACTTCAAGCACTGTTAGAAGCCACTGAAATGAAGCTAAAAGAAGGTTTCCAGCCTGAACGTACCATTTTGTTTGTATTCGGCCACGACGAAGAAGTTGGTGGGCCAGAAGGTGCTAAGCACGCCGCTGACATCATTGAACAACGCTATGAGAAAATTGCGTTTGTTATGGATGAATCTGCTCCTCTTGTCCCTGGTATATTCCCTGGCATCCGTGAAAACACGGCACTAATCGGTATTGCTCAAAAAGGATTCGTTAGTCTAGAGATTGCCATCAATGGTGTTGGTGGTCACTCATCACAACCGGGTGAAGAATCGAATATTGTCGCGTTAGCAAAAGCCGTTGAGAAAGTTGAAGCAGCGCAATTCCCTTACAAAATTCATGATGCGGTGAGATATCAATACCGATACATGGGGCCGGAACTTCCAGAAGCGCAGCAACCACTTTACAAGGCCGTAGCCTATGGCGAAAACGACACGGTGACGGACTTAGAGAAAAAATTTATTGATGTAATGTCTAAAAATGAGGTTACTCGCGCCATGCTTCATACCACAACGGCAGTTACTATGTTTAATGCTGGTATTAAAGACAACGTATTACCGCCAGCAGCTACTGCAGTTGTAAACTTTAGACCAATGCCAGGTGACACTCCTGAGGTGATTATTGAGCATGTGAAGAAAGCGATCGGCGACGAAAGAATGACCATTCGTGATATCTCAGCATCAACGCCTGCAACTAATGTTGCGGATCCTAGCGGTCCTGGTTATGCCATGTTGGAGAAAACGATTCGCCAAACTTGGGGAAATGACCTGATTGTCTCGCCGTTCTTTGTTATTGGTGGTTCAGATTCTAAGCACTTTCAAGCACGAGATTTTGCCCCTGATGTATATACAATGACGGCGATACAATTAGAAAGCGTAAAAGAATTCGAAGGCTTCCACGGTGTGAACGAGCGTATCTTAGTTGAAGAATACGGTCGCTCTATTGGGTTCTTCTACCAACTAATGGATAACCTCGAAAGTCTGTAA